The Synergistota bacterium genome includes a region encoding these proteins:
- a CDS encoding GntR family transcriptional regulator, protein MKRGKRGSSSSAEALTFEEVFNKVYTSLVTGYFPEGMRLREAELMEKFGISRRIARKILERLAYEGLAVLEVRKGAVIAPVSEKTLAECFEVREGLEITAIRLACTRASEKDIAELGDIIKEMKDALEKYDFVRYSELNSKFHDKIINLANNSVLKQLYERANVHLIRYKFRSLLTAGRALDSLREHEKIWEAIKERDLVKAEEAIREHIQNISKNVLSSL, encoded by the coding sequence ATGAAAAGGGGTAAAAGAGGATCGTCTTCCTCGGCTGAGGCATTAACCTTCGAAGAAGTATTTAATAAGGTTTACACGTCGCTCGTTACAGGTTATTTTCCAGAAGGAATGAGACTGAGAGAGGCTGAACTTATGGAGAAATTCGGGATATCAAGGAGGATTGCGAGGAAGATCCTTGAGAGACTTGCTTATGAGGGACTTGCAGTTTTAGAGGTAAGAAAAGGCGCTGTAATTGCTCCTGTGTCTGAGAAAACTTTGGCAGAGTGTTTTGAAGTTCGTGAAGGGCTAGAGATCACGGCTATTAGGCTTGCTTGTACTAGGGCAAGCGAGAAGGATATCGCTGAGCTGGGTGACATAATAAAAGAGATGAAAGATGCCTTAGAGAAATACGATTTTGTTCGTTACTCTGAGCTAAATAGTAAGTTCCATGATAAAATAATAAATCTCGCTAATAACTCCGTTTTGAAACAGCTTTATGAGCGTGCTAATGTTCATCTTATAAGATATAAGTTTCGCTCTCTTCTTACTGCAGGTAGAGCTTTGGACTCTTTGAGGGAACATGAAAAGATTTGGGAAGCTATAAAGGAAAGGGATCTTGTAAAGGCTGAGGAAGCAATAAGAGAGCATATACAAAATATATCCAAGAATGTGCTTTCTTCCCTTTAG
- a CDS encoding Ldh family oxidoreductase, which translates to MECLMSNVEVKMDSLRSFCSSLLSLVGVPQKDAELFVDSLIFSELRGVKSHGIARLPVYIKRINLGLMNPKTDIREVSSRGAVILADAGNGIAPVVGCWAIDRCIELAGKYGVGVVGVRNSNHLGSLAYYVIRATKAGMIGLAISNTAPAMAPWGGKTPLFGTNPIAIGIPAKNKLPIVLDMATSVVARGRIRLAALKGEKIPLGWAIDENGLPTDDPVKALKGTLLPIGGPKGYGLALIIDLLSGLLTGSAFLEDVGANDDFSKVMRIGHLFMVLDPSVFVPGDFETLVDDYIRKVKSSPTKEGERIYMPGEIEFLKAAESEGKDVLLTSEVLKEFKDVCERIGASELFNRFLSEARKKEL; encoded by the coding sequence ATGGAGTGCCTTATGAGTAATGTTGAGGTGAAGATGGATAGTTTGCGGAGTTTTTGCTCTTCCCTGTTGTCTTTAGTAGGAGTTCCTCAGAAGGATGCTGAGCTTTTCGTTGATTCTTTAATTTTTTCTGAGCTTAGAGGAGTAAAGTCTCATGGTATAGCTCGCCTTCCAGTTTATATTAAGAGGATAAACTTGGGCCTCATGAACCCTAAAACGGATATAAGGGAGGTTTCCTCGCGGGGGGCGGTTATACTTGCTGATGCGGGTAATGGTATAGCACCTGTTGTTGGATGTTGGGCGATCGATAGATGCATTGAGCTTGCCGGTAAATATGGTGTTGGAGTTGTAGGAGTTAGAAATTCTAATCATCTAGGAAGCTTGGCTTACTATGTTATAAGAGCTACTAAAGCTGGCATGATCGGTTTGGCCATATCTAACACTGCTCCAGCAATGGCTCCGTGGGGTGGGAAGACTCCTCTTTTTGGGACCAATCCTATAGCTATAGGTATACCAGCTAAGAACAAGCTTCCCATTGTTCTTGATATGGCTACCTCTGTAGTTGCTCGTGGAAGGATAAGATTGGCGGCTTTAAAAGGTGAAAAGATTCCTTTAGGTTGGGCTATAGATGAGAATGGATTGCCTACTGATGATCCGGTTAAGGCTTTGAAAGGGACTTTGCTTCCAATAGGCGGGCCTAAAGGTTATGGTCTTGCCTTGATAATAGATCTGTTAAGCGGCTTGTTGACAGGTTCGGCTTTTCTTGAGGATGTAGGAGCAAATGATGACTTTTCTAAGGTGATGAGAATAGGCCATTTATTTATGGTTTTGGATCCGTCAGTTTTTGTTCCTGGAGATTTCGAGACTCTCGTTGATGATTACATCAGAAAGGTAAAATCTTCTCCGACCAAAGAAGGGGAAAGGATTTATATGCCAGGAGAGATAGAGTTTCTAAAGGCGGCTGAAAGCGAAGGTAAAGACGTGCTTTTGACTTCTGAAGTGTTGAAGGAATTTAAAGATGTGTGCGAAAGAATAGGTGCCTCAGAGCTCTTTAATAGGTTTTTAAGTGAAGCAAGGAAAAAGGAATTATAG
- a CDS encoding tripartite tricarboxylate transporter TctB family protein translates to MDYSRLLDIVTLVVMFVANSLVFYSLYTFNKVDNIPLLTIDSPLIFPFLVAVTLLILLLSILITQFKFWKEHKIDRETHLANMRDLRTVILYFLALVVYVMVVEKLHFKLTTLIFCMGTMFAFSGNELNGNILKKTVILLAMSLCIVYSIDIVFNKIFLVALP, encoded by the coding sequence ATGGATTACTCTAGGCTATTAGACATAGTAACCTTAGTTGTTATGTTTGTTGCGAATTCCCTTGTTTTTTATAGCCTTTACACTTTCAATAAAGTTGATAACATTCCTTTATTGACTATTGATTCTCCCTTGATCTTTCCTTTTTTGGTTGCTGTTACGCTTTTGATTCTATTGTTATCTATATTGATAACTCAGTTTAAGTTTTGGAAAGAGCATAAAATCGATAGAGAAACTCATCTCGCTAACATGAGGGACTTGCGGACTGTTATATTATATTTCCTTGCGCTCGTGGTGTATGTTATGGTTGTGGAGAAGCTTCACTTTAAACTTACTACGCTGATTTTCTGTATGGGAACGATGTTCGCTTTTTCTGGGAACGAGCTTAATGGGAATATCTTAAAGAAGACTGTAATTCTTCTTGCCATGTCTCTCTGTATCGTGTACTCAATAGATATTGTTTTTAATAAGATCTTTTTAGTTGCTTTACCGTAG
- a CDS encoding fumarate hydratase, whose protein sequence is MRELHVNEIIPVIEKMCIEACNILPSDVMDAIKKAYDIEESPIGKNILNLLVENALVAAKEEVPICQDTGIVLVFVELGQDLHIVGGNLYDAINEGVRRGYINGYLRKSIVDDPIFERKNTKDNTPAVIYTDIVPGDKLKIAVMPKGGGSENMSQVRMLIPADGPQGIKKVVLEAVEKAGPNPCPPILVGVGVGGTMDKAAVLSKKALLRKVGEFHPNPKVAALEREILEEVNKLGIGPQGLGGRVTALAVNIEMYPTHLVALPVAVSIQCHVARHVEVVL, encoded by the coding sequence GTGAGGGAGCTTCATGTAAACGAGATTATTCCTGTCATTGAGAAGATGTGTATAGAAGCTTGTAATATATTGCCCTCTGATGTTATGGATGCTATTAAAAAGGCTTACGACATTGAAGAATCCCCTATTGGTAAGAATATTCTCAATCTCCTTGTGGAAAACGCTCTCGTTGCTGCCAAAGAGGAGGTTCCTATTTGTCAAGATACAGGTATTGTGCTTGTTTTCGTTGAGTTAGGTCAGGATCTTCATATAGTTGGCGGTAATCTCTATGATGCTATAAACGAGGGTGTAAGGCGCGGCTATATAAACGGCTATTTGAGGAAATCTATTGTTGACGACCCGATCTTTGAGAGAAAGAATACGAAGGATAATACCCCTGCCGTGATTTACACTGATATCGTTCCTGGAGATAAACTTAAGATAGCTGTTATGCCTAAAGGTGGCGGTAGTGAGAACATGTCTCAGGTTAGAATGCTAATTCCAGCGGATGGCCCTCAGGGAATAAAGAAAGTTGTTTTAGAGGCTGTTGAAAAGGCTGGCCCTAATCCTTGTCCTCCTATATTAGTTGGTGTGGGTGTCGGCGGGACTATGGATAAGGCGGCGGTTCTCTCGAAGAAAGCTTTACTTAGAAAGGTAGGAGAGTTTCATCCGAATCCTAAAGTAGCTGCTCTTGAGAGGGAGATTTTAGAGGAAGTAAATAAATTAGGTATAGGTCCTCAGGGATTGGGTGGTAGAGTAACTGCTCTGGCAGTTAACATCGAGATGTATCCGACGCACTTGGTTGCTTTGCCTGTGGCAGTCAGTATTCAGTGTCATGTTGCAAGGCACGTTGAGGTAGTCCTTTAA
- a CDS encoding 4Fe-4S binding protein, translated as MLVVNVSKCEACEACIAVCGTGATQMVDGKAYINVNLCVECYACKSVCPSEAIEEKA; from the coding sequence ATGCTGGTAGTCAATGTTAGTAAGTGCGAAGCTTGTGAAGCTTGTATTGCGGTCTGCGGAACTGGTGCAACTCAAATGGTTGATGGTAAGGCTTATATAAATGTGAATTTGTGTGTGGAGTGTTATGCCTGTAAGAGCGTTTGTCCAAGCGAGGCTATTGAAGAAAAAGCTTAG
- a CDS encoding peptidase has product MFDRTRAFLKKLGLPGSDSWDLPTSNMRFPDGAHFRIEVPTVNSAEALRALLDTAKSLGITINRVDDTFGMMRYTAKEIKEFVAICKDNGIELNMSVGPRATYDTSATMLTSQGVRIGYRLRGAEQLVRAIEDVLRGVELGVRGILVYDEGMLWVLNEMRKAGELPKNVRFKVSAHCGHANPASFKLLENLGADSINPVRDMQLPMIAALRQAVKVPLDVHVDNPPASGGFIRVFEAPEMVRIAAPIHLKTGNSVVSAHGVKTTAQNGKDMAYQAALTVEFVRRYYPEAVQSANGQPDMAIPE; this is encoded by the coding sequence ATGTTCGATCGGACAAGAGCGTTTTTAAAGAAGCTTGGTTTACCTGGTTCAGATTCGTGGGATTTACCTACTTCTAATATGAGGTTTCCGGATGGGGCTCACTTCCGTATAGAGGTTCCCACCGTTAACTCTGCTGAGGCTTTGAGGGCCCTTTTGGATACTGCTAAAAGTTTGGGAATAACTATAAACCGTGTTGATGATACGTTCGGTATGATGCGTTACACCGCTAAGGAGATAAAGGAGTTTGTTGCTATTTGTAAGGATAATGGTATAGAGCTTAATATGTCTGTTGGTCCCAGAGCTACTTATGATACGAGCGCTACCATGTTAACTTCTCAGGGTGTTAGAATCGGTTATAGGCTAAGGGGTGCTGAGCAGCTTGTCAGGGCCATTGAGGATGTTTTGCGTGGTGTTGAGTTGGGTGTTAGGGGAATATTGGTTTATGATGAAGGTATGCTCTGGGTACTAAATGAGATGAGAAAGGCCGGAGAGCTTCCTAAGAATGTGAGGTTCAAGGTATCCGCTCACTGTGGACATGCTAATCCCGCGTCCTTCAAGTTGCTTGAGAATCTAGGTGCTGATTCTATTAACCCTGTTAGAGATATGCAGCTTCCCATGATAGCTGCCTTAAGACAGGCTGTTAAAGTTCCCTTGGATGTTCATGTAGATAATCCTCCAGCTTCTGGTGGTTTTATAAGGGTTTTTGAGGCTCCTGAGATGGTTAGAATAGCTGCTCCTATACATCTTAAGACGGGTAACTCCGTTGTTAGCGCTCATGGTGTAAAGACGACCGCTCAAAATGGTAAAGATATGGCTTATCAGGCTGCTCTAACTGTCGAGTTTGTGAGACGCTACTATCCTGAGGCTGTTCAGAGTGCGAACGGTCAGCCTGATATGGCTATTCCTGAGTAA
- a CDS encoding NADP-dependent malic enzyme — translation MLTKEELLKKASKPAEDAMRLHKFYRGKIQTGLRCAVRSIDDFAIWYTPGVAAPCKAIQANKELVYEYTWKWNVVAVVTDGTRVLGLGDIGPEAAMPVMEGKSLLFKYLGGVDAVPVCLDTKDPDEFIKTVKYLQPSFGGINLEDIEQPKCFYILERLRNEMEIPVWHDDQQGTAAVVLAGLINAAKIVGKKLQDMKIVILGAGASGICTARLLMAAGVPGGNLILCDSKGTLHKGRTDIEKNKDKFKEKWEMCEKTNAEKVAGDAQAAMKGADALVALSTPGPDTVKKDWVKGMAKNAVVFACANPIPEIWPWDAKEAGAKVVATGRSDFPNQVNNSLGFPAIFRGALDVRAKTITDEMCIAAATALADYVEKKNLLSEDFILPTMEMWEVYVEEAAAVGLKAIEQGIARVKLTREELLKKAEEAIKSSREMVKLLMESKIIPPAPEV, via the coding sequence ATGTTAACTAAGGAGGAGCTCTTAAAGAAGGCGAGCAAGCCAGCTGAGGATGCGATGAGATTGCACAAGTTTTACCGCGGTAAAATTCAAACTGGCTTAAGGTGTGCTGTAAGAAGCATCGACGATTTTGCTATTTGGTATACTCCTGGTGTTGCTGCTCCATGCAAAGCTATTCAGGCTAATAAGGAGCTTGTGTATGAGTATACCTGGAAGTGGAATGTAGTTGCTGTAGTAACTGATGGGACAAGGGTATTAGGATTAGGTGACATAGGTCCTGAAGCTGCCATGCCTGTTATGGAGGGTAAGTCTCTGCTCTTTAAGTACCTTGGTGGAGTTGATGCTGTTCCTGTGTGCCTTGATACTAAGGATCCCGATGAGTTTATTAAGACCGTTAAATACCTTCAACCTTCCTTTGGTGGAATAAATCTCGAGGATATAGAACAGCCTAAGTGTTTCTATATACTTGAGAGGTTAAGAAATGAAATGGAAATACCTGTATGGCATGATGATCAGCAAGGTACCGCCGCTGTGGTATTAGCTGGCTTGATTAACGCTGCTAAGATAGTAGGGAAGAAACTTCAGGATATGAAAATAGTCATTTTAGGTGCAGGTGCTTCCGGTATATGCACTGCGAGGCTTCTTATGGCTGCTGGCGTTCCTGGTGGAAACTTAATACTTTGTGATTCTAAGGGTACCCTTCATAAGGGTAGGACCGACATAGAAAAGAACAAAGATAAGTTTAAGGAGAAGTGGGAGATGTGTGAAAAGACCAACGCTGAAAAGGTGGCTGGGGATGCCCAAGCCGCTATGAAGGGTGCCGATGCATTAGTAGCTCTTTCCACCCCTGGGCCTGATACTGTGAAGAAGGATTGGGTAAAGGGTATGGCTAAGAATGCAGTGGTATTTGCTTGTGCTAACCCTATTCCTGAGATATGGCCATGGGATGCTAAGGAGGCGGGGGCTAAGGTAGTTGCAACAGGAAGATCTGATTTCCCAAATCAGGTTAATAACTCTCTTGGTTTTCCAGCCATATTCCGTGGAGCGTTGGATGTTAGAGCTAAAACTATAACTGATGAGATGTGTATAGCTGCTGCTACCGCCTTGGCTGACTATGTTGAGAAAAAGAATCTTCTTTCAGAGGATTTTATACTTCCTACCATGGAAATGTGGGAGGTATATGTGGAGGAAGCCGCGGCTGTCGGACTTAAGGCTATAGAGCAAGGTATAGCGAGGGTTAAGCTTACTCGTGAGGAACTGCTTAAGAAGGCGGAAGAGGCGATAAAGTCGTCAAGGGAAATGGTCAAGCTTTTAATGGAGTCGAAGATAATCCCACCTGCTCCAGAAGTTTAA
- a CDS encoding CoA transferase subunit A: protein MNSKVRALKDIVAEIPDGAHIALGGFAITRNPVAFVFELIRQGKKNLTVYQIVGGMETDLLVGAGLVKRLEYSAGSLDRFGRLERINEAIDKKLIDVREYSGTSMALRFLAGSMGIPFIPTKYLLGTEMLKVLLEKKDDAVRVERSPFDGEKYVYLKALQPDFAIIHAQYADEKGNVIIEGPYWDVETAKSAKKLFVTVEKVVSTEFVKRHPEKVIIPSVYVHAVAEVPFGAFPNAVYKCYDYDKEMLEEYAEVSKDGEKFKKFVDEYILGTKDFEEFLEKVGGVRRLNKIKADPVYGY from the coding sequence TTGAACAGCAAGGTGAGAGCTTTAAAGGATATCGTAGCTGAGATTCCCGATGGTGCTCATATAGCTCTAGGTGGTTTCGCTATAACGAGGAATCCTGTGGCCTTCGTTTTTGAGCTTATAAGGCAGGGTAAGAAGAATCTAACTGTATACCAAATAGTGGGCGGTATGGAGACAGATCTTCTTGTTGGGGCGGGATTAGTTAAGAGACTCGAGTACAGTGCTGGTTCTCTTGATAGATTTGGGAGGCTTGAGAGAATTAACGAGGCTATAGATAAAAAATTGATAGATGTTAGGGAGTATAGTGGAACAAGTATGGCTTTGAGGTTTTTAGCAGGATCTATGGGTATACCATTTATTCCTACAAAATACTTGTTGGGAACCGAAATGCTTAAAGTCTTGCTTGAGAAAAAGGATGACGCCGTTAGGGTTGAGAGATCTCCTTTTGATGGTGAAAAGTATGTATATCTTAAGGCTCTTCAACCGGATTTTGCGATTATTCACGCTCAATATGCCGATGAAAAGGGTAACGTTATCATTGAAGGCCCTTATTGGGATGTGGAGACTGCAAAGTCTGCGAAAAAGTTATTCGTTACTGTTGAAAAGGTAGTTTCAACTGAGTTTGTTAAGAGACATCCTGAAAAGGTCATTATACCCAGCGTTTATGTTCATGCTGTTGCTGAGGTACCTTTTGGGGCTTTTCCTAACGCTGTGTACAAGTGCTATGACTATGACAAGGAGATGCTTGAAGAATATGCTGAGGTTAGTAAGGACGGGGAAAAATTTAAGAAATTTGTTGATGAGTACATTTTAGGTACTAAGGATTTTGAGGAATTTTTGGAAAAAGTGGGTGGCGTTAGACGATTGAATAAGATAAAGGCGGATCCAGTATATGGTTATTAA
- a CDS encoding tripartite tricarboxylate transporter substrate binding protein, whose amino-acid sequence MRKVVVLGLVALMVVLALGFVTSSYAKYPEKPITVFVGFPAGGATDVIARGILPILQEKLGVGIGITNVPGAASAIAASQVMSRPKDGYTLMFGSEAMSTWQVMGTAELSPYIDFIPIRLVAEAIPVVAVPPNSPFNTVEEFIKYAKENPGKLKLSTAGPATVPHVCGLLLEKELGCKFTFVPYQGGKPAVTACMGGHVDSTIEMVQQMIEAHQSKMIKILASFTNEPVPGLDVTPMGKAFPSLAKHLPYGPYFGLFAPRGVPQEVVEVLTKAMDEAAKDPRWLEYCKKFFLVPLDYSGPYAYEYVKNWTAKAAWLLYDAGVAKKSPEDFGIKRPK is encoded by the coding sequence ATGCGTAAGGTAGTGGTATTAGGTTTGGTGGCCTTGATGGTGGTTTTGGCTTTGGGCTTTGTTACGAGCTCTTATGCGAAGTATCCTGAAAAACCTATTACTGTCTTTGTTGGTTTCCCTGCGGGTGGTGCTACTGATGTTATTGCTCGTGGTATACTCCCCATACTTCAGGAGAAGCTTGGTGTTGGAATCGGGATTACGAATGTCCCTGGAGCTGCAAGCGCTATAGCTGCTTCACAGGTTATGTCTCGTCCAAAGGATGGTTATACCTTAATGTTTGGTTCTGAAGCGATGTCTACTTGGCAGGTTATGGGAACAGCCGAGTTAAGTCCTTACATAGATTTTATCCCAATTAGACTTGTAGCTGAAGCTATTCCTGTGGTAGCTGTTCCTCCTAATTCTCCCTTTAATACCGTAGAGGAGTTTATAAAGTATGCTAAAGAGAATCCTGGAAAGCTTAAGTTGAGTACCGCTGGTCCGGCTACTGTTCCTCATGTTTGTGGACTTCTTTTGGAGAAGGAACTTGGTTGCAAATTCACCTTTGTTCCTTATCAGGGTGGAAAGCCAGCTGTAACTGCTTGTATGGGTGGCCATGTTGATTCTACTATAGAGATGGTTCAGCAGATGATCGAAGCTCACCAGAGTAAGATGATAAAGATATTGGCTTCCTTCACTAACGAACCTGTCCCAGGCTTGGACGTTACTCCTATGGGTAAGGCTTTCCCATCTCTTGCTAAGCATTTGCCTTATGGTCCTTACTTTGGGCTCTTTGCCCCAAGAGGTGTTCCACAAGAGGTTGTAGAGGTCTTAACGAAGGCTATGGATGAAGCTGCGAAAGACCCAAGATGGCTTGAGTATTGCAAGAAATTCTTCCTGGTGCCTTTGGATTACTCTGGTCCTTATGCTTATGAGTATGTTAAAAACTGGACGGCTAAGGCCGCCTGGCTTCTTTACGATGCTGGCGTTGCTAAGAAGTCACCAGAGGATTTCGGCATAAAGAGGCCTAAATAA
- a CDS encoding Fe-S-containing hydro-lyase — translation MVKRITTPLTDEVVLSLKSGDEVLLSGVIYTGRDAAHKRLFEMISRGEKLPVDLQGQVIYYVGPCPPKPGQVIGSAGPTTSGRMDPYTPTLIEHGLKGMIGKGLRKPQVIEAMKKHKAVYFLAIGGLGALLAKRIKKAEVIAFPDLGPEAIYRLEVEDFPLIVGIDANGNDLYVEGVKKYRVL, via the coding sequence ATGGTTAAAAGGATAACTACTCCTTTAACGGATGAAGTGGTTTTAAGCCTTAAATCGGGAGATGAAGTGTTGCTCTCTGGTGTTATATATACTGGTCGTGATGCAGCTCACAAGCGCTTATTTGAGATGATATCTCGTGGAGAAAAGCTTCCCGTTGATCTTCAGGGGCAAGTAATTTATTATGTTGGACCTTGTCCCCCTAAGCCTGGTCAGGTGATAGGCTCTGCTGGTCCTACCACGAGCGGTAGAATGGACCCTTATACTCCTACGTTAATAGAGCATGGGTTAAAGGGTATGATAGGTAAGGGGTTAAGAAAGCCTCAGGTTATTGAGGCTATGAAAAAGCATAAGGCAGTTTACTTTTTAGCCATAGGTGGACTTGGAGCTTTGCTTGCAAAGCGCATAAAGAAAGCAGAGGTTATAGCCTTTCCAGATCTCGGGCCCGAGGCCATATACAGGCTTGAGGTGGAGGATTTTCCTCTGATAGTGGGTATAGATGCTAATGGTAACGATCTTTATGTAGAGGGAGTAAAGAAATATAGAGTGCTTTAA
- a CDS encoding tripartite tricarboxylate transporter permease, with amino-acid sequence MSIILLLVYILIGTIIGLIMGALPGLTVTMTMVLVVSLTFGWHMMDALAFIIGAFCGGVMGGSISAITLNIPGTAAAVATVFDGYPLKQKGEADTALGLSMFVSLLGGFFGILFLAVLGPIIGKFALRFGDHEYFLMCLWGLTLVSVLSKGSMLKGLAAACLGLIIAFVGMDPITGLMRFTFGITALGGGINYIVAMIGLFGMKEVFVQLSSRRSFKVEGFYFNLRGLFPRFDVFKKVAKCFIWSAPIGAIIGLLPGTGGDIGALVSYGVSKQLIKEPTRPFGEGAYEGVAAPEIANDAAIGGAITTLLTLGIPGDSVTAVMLGSFYLHGLLPGPTFMLTERHYFYMILVFLVIGTIFAYVLGILGSNLMLRMLNLPKWFLIPFISVLCIVGSYALQNNVYDVLFMIIFGLLGYAMEKGGFPVSPIVLSLILGSMIETNFRKALIISGGLGNLFISFFTRPISLVIILLVVASYLLQYRYVKKGV; translated from the coding sequence ATGAGTATAATTCTTCTTCTTGTGTACATCTTGATAGGAACAATCATTGGGTTAATAATGGGGGCACTGCCTGGTTTAACGGTGACCATGACTATGGTTCTGGTCGTCTCCTTAACCTTTGGCTGGCATATGATGGATGCTTTGGCTTTTATAATAGGTGCCTTCTGTGGAGGAGTTATGGGAGGTTCTATCTCAGCTATCACTTTGAACATTCCTGGAACTGCTGCTGCAGTAGCCACAGTATTCGATGGTTATCCCTTAAAGCAGAAAGGGGAAGCAGATACTGCCTTAGGCCTTTCCATGTTTGTAAGCTTACTTGGTGGTTTTTTTGGGATACTCTTTCTTGCTGTTCTTGGCCCCATTATTGGAAAATTTGCTTTAAGGTTTGGAGATCATGAGTACTTCTTGATGTGTCTTTGGGGTTTAACTCTTGTTTCCGTTTTAAGTAAGGGGAGTATGCTTAAGGGGCTGGCAGCGGCCTGTTTGGGTTTAATAATAGCCTTTGTAGGTATGGATCCCATAACAGGCTTAATGAGATTTACCTTTGGTATAACTGCTCTAGGGGGCGGGATAAACTACATCGTTGCAATGATTGGTCTTTTTGGTATGAAGGAGGTGTTTGTCCAGCTAAGTAGCAGGAGATCTTTTAAAGTTGAGGGATTTTATTTCAACCTTAGAGGGTTATTCCCTAGATTTGATGTTTTTAAAAAGGTAGCCAAATGTTTTATCTGGTCTGCCCCTATAGGGGCTATAATAGGGCTGCTTCCTGGAACTGGTGGAGACATAGGAGCGTTGGTATCTTATGGTGTTTCAAAACAGCTGATAAAGGAACCAACCAGACCTTTTGGTGAGGGAGCTTATGAGGGAGTTGCTGCACCTGAAATAGCCAATGATGCTGCTATTGGTGGAGCTATAACAACCCTTTTAACTCTTGGAATACCCGGTGATTCTGTTACAGCTGTTATGTTGGGTTCTTTCTACCTTCATGGGTTATTACCAGGTCCTACCTTTATGCTAACGGAAAGACATTATTTTTATATGATACTTGTTTTTCTAGTTATAGGAACGATTTTCGCTTATGTTCTTGGTATTCTTGGAAGCAACTTGATGCTTAGGATGTTGAACCTTCCTAAGTGGTTCTTGATTCCGTTTATTTCCGTACTTTGCATCGTTGGTTCTTATGCTCTGCAAAACAACGTTTATGATGTCCTTTTTATGATCATATTTGGCCTTCTTGGATATGCTATGGAAAAAGGTGGTTTCCCCGTCAGCCCCATAGTTTTATCTTTAATACTTGGTTCCATGATAGAGACGAACTTCAGAAAAGCTTTGATAATTTCTGGTGGCCTTGGAAATCTTTTCATATCTTTCTTTACTCGTCCCATAAGTCTTGTAATAATCCTGCTAGTGGTGGCAAGCTATCTTTTGCAGTATAGATATGTGAAGAAGGGAGTTTAA